The Eurosta solidaginis isolate ZX-2024a chromosome 4, ASM4086904v1, whole genome shotgun sequence genome includes a window with the following:
- the LOC137247542 gene encoding uro-adherence factor A-like: protein MVCKYVAANMAPNIQPVQFAPAKVATQFRAQAPNNHTNYTQVFTRTPPLSVQFNGTQTYEQQTLRSALPPIQSLQYENPFQSEPQEFVLSRAPLMRPIDSSTTNENIVGMTYITSRPTEVNIVVENLDASELNAHKIADTSASNLKLKPTSFMDTGSDLIENAKLKTGSYFSATERHVLSGARQTGAQPSNLLEKVTEAQTSETGEQADGVALSYADTYFPPGNITRTQMRAKAVDQIIFPITENRLEVTSYDRRYSTEARQSESNRQEGRTSQNAIEKRESLDKAYASKQDESGRKSRKRSIERQIIDRYEESSKKEDASSSCNSDYICECLRKRRHKRKHRTHTKKGKSYHNKHSYASDGDSDESTNDYAERSSRSSRKRSKRNKHYTPSGSESDDEMDHNNRKTSGKQIKNCCSRIVAICRMARDTAGTQTDERCDCGQKVLETAPQAQCSCKLENEIQRKSESLANADQHAMSKIAQFNKETRKCKVYKCGVAGQNGAPIVQDDMIIIKFEEDEDAKSNASEQGATCCQSDCICKGIDLESNVIKAFLCEKRAYEKIQKACSLKSIKSNSCNCADEVKSNARAPKIGREGAMCCNSDCNRKVTESESELINALIRKKRAYEEMQEACSLTSVHSNHCTCASEAKSNARAQPESKMCCKSDCNSKITESESEIIKAIIRKKRVSEKIQEVCSYTSVKSNSCMCADETEFMEDLLRPQHPRPMQNNSNKCKCDINEKAKEMAAEIMKGLIRNHIRSMCTAELADAASQVASSYSANCANSSGESLAEHFYDSESAASNESWMECLCRSESKPHKITKRPPMHKILQRGQRDIEIGSNKYEKIPQRSATMDYKPLDVNRNMRAISKQEKGSPERCRRSDARADDCGCSVNNNEYSISSRVREKESDKMSARDGCCTCNDSKNEIGAANVKSGRAQKVLEIEVTANTGMRVCEDKSSARVSNCPFERHKESENAQRSLKSAQRPHYSDSSEMSLQTRESVHAGDCTCKLSKLNERQIRLTQGVRTPNMPPSQNSGRSENRKARLNKTNATKIPTKIPAPKPHNFSRKRSTNYGKPSKEVKETRKPNCACKQTLGWPEISDSSQDIDERILARRNRCSNNNESSDDYESLRRNSEHKSIKKLIIDIKASKEAQASCTLIAYPQAIKAPQRYTSLADSAQSASSISRNKQRATLCTELALNELMPQHSLRTLLTKLSSPNGKLFHTKNLESTVPEDCINTFSMDQSKVLSLKRGRNGKIKPTMVMSQAIRVTGNKSIKTQDGELEPLQYYKNKMLKLSSSAPSFLLIADNVNHNRSRAGHTKPVKEALPAKVSISKRKSKKSLIPLPTRCLGGTHSNESKERTLTQSESAETRANTRPFINQTSDTNHNIMRLWPAQGTGVSISTLSLDKKRELNRKHKKVQADVSTEAPCITELANEKCDRVSGIRAKQLSLSVPNSNASIAQTSTKPKEKFSNTGKQRTHSNMVNNINTANGSQIYAKRSSESSKLETNLISASHKASAGKTSDEHYSEAPAMYSSHSIDYVELQNSATMLPTSSKRSRVARFRFSYPAQSSDSEVECISLDYMDSKSDEYELELERKRKLWREGTVRQALEVEEQETERTRHWQRTTLTGESLERAINYPTSVWNEERKQLNLKRNGGGIFAPF, encoded by the coding sequence ATGGTTTGCAAATATGTAGCAGCAAATATGGCTCCAAATATACAGCCCGTCCAATTTGCACCAGCTAAGGTAGCAACACAATTTAGAGCACAGGCGCCAAATAACCATACAAATTATACGCAGGTGTTTACACGTACACCACCACTTTCAGTGCAATTTAATGGAACCCAAACATATGAACAACAAACATTACGTTCTGCCTTGCCACCTATACAGTCGCTACAATATGAGAACCCTTTTCAAAGTGAACCACAAGAATTTGTGCTTTCGCGAGCTCCACTAATGCGGCCGATAGATAGTAGCACGACAAATGAGAATATCGTCGGTATGACTTATATTACATCACGGCCAACTGAAGTGAATATTGTTGTTGAAAATCTGGATGCCAGCGAACTCAATGCGCATAAAATAGCTGATACCAGCGCTAGCAACCTTAAGCTCAAGCCCACTTCTTTTATGGACACGGGCTCCGATTTGATTGAAAACGCCAAACTTAAAACTGGTTCGTATTTCAGTGCCACCGAAAGGCACGTGTTATCTGGTGCAAGACAAACAGGAGCTCAACCAAGCAATTTGCTTGAGAAAGTAACAGAAGCGCAGACAAGCGAAACGGGTGAACAAGCTGACGGTGTAGCCTTGTCGTATGCGGATACGTATTTCCCTCCAGGTAATATAACTAGAACACAAATGAGAGCAAAAGCTGTTGATCAAATCATATTTCCAATAACAGAAAATCGATTGGAGGTAACTTCATATGACAGAAGATACAGTACTGAAGCCAGGCAGAGCGAATCGAACAGGCAAGAAGGCAGAACCAGTCAAAACGCAATAGAGAAAAGAGAAAGTTTGGATAAAGCATACGCTAGTAAACAAGATGAATCAGGAAGAAAAAGCAGAAAACGTTCGATTGAAAGGCAAATTATAGATCGATATGAAGAGAGCAGCAAAAAAGAGGATGCGAGTAGTAGTTGTAACAGCGATTACATATGCGAATGTCTACGGAAGCGGCGCCACAAAAGGAAACACCGTACGCATACAAAGAAAGGAAAATCGTATCACAACAAACACTCATATGCAAGCGATGGCGACAGTGACGAATCGACAAACGATTATGCGGAACGTAGTAGTAGATCAAGTCGTAAAAGAAGTAAACGAAACAAACATTACACACCCAGCGGCAGCGAAAGCGACGACGAAATGGACCACAATAATAGAAAAACATCaggcaaacaaattaaaaattgttgCAGTCGCATTGTGGCGATTTGTCGAATGGCGAGGGACACAGCTGGTACACAAACGGATGAACGTTGCGACTGCGGACAAAAGGTGCTGGAAACAGCGCCTCAAGCGCAGTGCAGCTGCAAATTAGAGAACGAAATACAACGAAAAAGCGAGAGTTTAGCGAATGCTGATCAACATGCTATGAGTAAAATTGCGCAATTCAATAAAGAAACAAGGAAGTGCAAAGTATACAAATGCGGCGTGGCTGGACAGAACGGCGCGCCGATAGTGCAAGACGATATGATCATAATCAAATTCGAAGAGGATGAAGATGCGAAAAGCAATGCGAGTGAGCAAGGCGCAACATGTTGCCAAAGCGATTGTATATGCAAAGGTATTGATTTAGAATCTAATGTCATAAAGGCATTCCTATGTGAGAAGAGAGCTTACGAAAAAATACAGAAAGCTTGCTCTTTAAAAAGTATTAAAAGCAATAGCTGCAATTGTGCAGATGAGGTGAAAAGCAATGCTCGCGCACCTAAGATAGGCAGAGAAGGCGCAATGTGTTGCAACAGCGATTGCAACCGCAAAGTTACCGAGTCGGAATCAGAACTCATAAATGCACTCATTCGTAAGAAAAGAGCTTATGAAGAAATGCAAGAGGCATGCTCTTTAACAAGTGTACACAGCAATCACTGCACTTGTGCAAGTGAAGCGAAGAGCAATGCTCGCGCGCAGCCGGAGAGCAAAATGTGTTGCAAGAGCGATTGCAATTCCAAAATAACAGAGTCGGAATCAGAAATCATAAAAGCAATAATACGTAAGAAAAGAGTTTCTGAAAAAATACAAGAAGTTTGCTCTTATACAAGTGTCAAAAGCAACTCGTGCATGTGTGCAGATGAAACGGAATTCATGGAGGATCTGCTGAGGCCGCAGCATCCGCGACCAATGCAGAATAATTCCAATAAATGCAAGTGTGATATCAATGAAAAAGCAAAGGAAATGGCTGCAGAGATTATGAAGGGCCTGATTAGAAATCATATACGATCAATGTGTACAGCTGAGCTAGCTGATGCAGCTAGCCAGGTTGCAAGCTCATACAGCGCAAACTGTGCAAATTCAAGTGGCGAAAGTTTGGCCGAACATTTTTACGATTCTGAAAGTGCAGCAAGTAACGAAAGCTGGATGGAGTGTTTGTGCAGGAGTGAAAGTAAACCGCATAAAATAACGAAGCGACCCCCAATGCACAAAATCTTACAGCGAGGGCAAAGAGACATTGAAATAGGAAgcaacaaatatgaaaaaataccaCAAAGAAGTGCCACAATGGATTACAAGCCACTTGATGTAAACAGAAATATGAGAGCGATCAGTAAACAAGAGAAAGGCAGTCCGGAAAGATGTAGACGCAGCGATGCAAGAGCAGACGATTGCGGTTGCAGTGTAAATAACAACGAGTACAGCATCAGCTCAAGAGTACGTGAAAAAGAAAGCGACAAGATGAGTGCGCGCGATGGCTGCTGCACTTGCAACGATAGCAAAAATGAGATAGGTGCAGCAAATGTAAAATCAGGGAGAGCACAGAAAGTGCTAGAGATAGAAGTCACTGCCAACACTGGGATGCGCGTATGTGAAGATAAGAGCAGCGCTCGCGTCAGCAATTGCCCTTTTGAGCGGCATAAGGAAAGCGAGAATGCACAACGTAGTTTAAAAAGTGCACAAAGGCCACATTACAGCGATAGCTCAGAGATGAGTTTGCAAACAAGAGAAAGTGTACATGCTGGTGATTGCACTTGTAAGTTATCTAAGCTAAATGAGAGGCAAATAAGGTTGACACAAGGTGTAAGGACGCCGAATATGCCCCCTAGTCAAAACTCTGGAAGAAGTGAAAACAGGAAAGCACGTCTTAACAAAACTAATGCCACGAAAATTCCAACCAAAATCCCTGCACCAAAACCCCACAATTTTAGTAGAAAAAGGTCAACGAATTATGGAAAACCGTCTAAAGAAGTGAAAGAAACTCGTAAACCAAATTGTGCATGTAAGCAAACACTTGGCTGGCCTGAGATCAGCGACTCATCACAAGATATTGATGAGCGTATACTAGCTAGGCGGAATCGTTGTTCCAACAATAATGAAAGCAGCGACGATTACGAATCTTTACGCCGAAACAGCGAGCACAAATCGATAAAAAAGTTAATTATAGACATAAAAGCCAGCAAGGAAGCACAAGCTAGTTGTACCCTAATCGCTTATCCGCAAGCAATTAAAGCCCCACAGCGTTATACAAGTTTAGCTGATTCTGCACAAAGTGCAAGTTCTATCTCGCGTAACAAGCAAAGAGCCACACTATGCACCGAATTAGCACTGAATGAATTAATGCCACAGCATTCTCTAAGAACGCTACTTACCAAACTCTCAAGTCCGAATGGAAAACTGTTCCACACCAAAAATTTAGAATCCACGGTGCCTGAggattgtataaacacattttcaaTGGATCAGAGTAAAGTGCTAAGTTTGAAAAGGGGACGTAATGGTAAAATAAAACCCACAATGGTTATGTCACAAGCGATACGCGTGACTGGCAACAAATCCATAAAAACGCAAGATGGCGAACTTGAACCGCTGcagtattacaaaaacaaaatgcttaagtTATCGAGTAGCGCGCCATCGTTTCTATTAATTGCTGACAATGTCAATCACAACCGAAGTCGCGCTGGACACACAAAACCTGTCAAAGAGGCTTTGCCAGCTAAAGTAAGTATTTCAAAACGAAAATCGAAGAAATCTTTAATACCACTGCCCACGCGCTGCCTTGGGGGCACACACTCAAACGAATCAAAAGAACGCACGCTGACGCAAAGCGAGAGCGCTGAAACGCGCGCTAATACACGGCCTTTTATAAATCAGACAAGCGATACAAATCATAATATCATGCGTCTATGGCCTGCACAAGGCACAGGGGTTTCTATAAGTACTTTAAGTCTTGATAAAAAACGTGAGCTTAATAGGAAACATAAGAAAGTACAAGCAGACGTGAGTACGGAAGCACCTTGCATTACAGAGCTTGCAAATGAAAAATGTGACAGAGTTAGCGGCATTAGAGCGAAGCAGCTGTCATTATCGGTCCCAAACTCAAACGCTAGCATCGCACAGACCAGCACTAAACCTAAAGAAAAGTTTAGCAACACTGGGAAACAGAGAACACATTCAAATATGGTTAACAATATTAACACCGCAAATGGATCACAGATATATGCAAAACGATCAAGTGAGTCAAGCAAACTAGAGACCAATCTTATATCAGCTTCGCATAAAGCTAGTGCCGGAAAAACCAGTGATGAGCACTACTCAGAAGCACCAGCAATGTATTCAAGCCACAGCATAGATTATGTAGAGCTTCAAAATAGCGCAACAATGTTGCCGACGAGCAGTAAGAGGAGTCGCGTAGCCCGTTTCCGCTTTTCATATCCTGCACAAAGCTCAGATTCAGAAGTGGAATGCATATCTCTAGACTATATGGATAGTAAGAGCGATGAATATGAGCTGGAATTGGAAAGAAAACGGAAATTATGGAGAGAGGGAACAGTGAGGCAAGCGCTCGAAGTCGAAGAGCAGGAAACTGAACGCACTAGACATTGGCAACGCACAACACTCACTGGTGAGAGTTTGGAACGCGCCATTAACTATCCGACAAGTGTGTGGAACGAAGAGCGCAAACAATTAAATTTGAAACGTAATGGCGGCGGTATATTTGCGCCTTTTTAA